The Synechococcus sp. RS9916 DNA segment TGCGCGACCTGGCCAGCAACGACTACCTCAATCTGGCGCGCCATCCCGCACTCCTGGAGGCTGCCGGGGCGGCCATGCACGAGCAGGGAGTGGGATCCGGTGGTTCTCGCCTTGTGAGCGGAAGTCGTCCCGTGCACCAGCAATTAGAGGCCGACCTCAGCACTTGGCTGGGATGGCAGCGGGTGTTGCTCTTCCCTAGCGGGTTTCAGGCCAATCTCGCGGCGGTGTCCGCCCTCGCCGATCGCCACACCACGGTGCTGGCCGACCGCTTGATCCACCACTCCCTGCTGGTGGGGGTGCAAGCCAGCGGTGCGCGCCTCAAGCGCTTCGCCCATAACGATCTCAACCATCTGGAGCGGCATTTGCAGCAGGTGCGGACGAACCGCCCCAACCAACCGCTCCTGGTGCTGAGCGAAAGCCTGTTCAGCATGGAAGGCACCAGCCCCGACCTCGCCGGTCTGTCTGCCCTCTGCAGCCGCTTCCACGCCCAGCTGCTGATTGATGAAGCCCACGCCCTCGGGGTGCTCGGCCCTGGCGGACGAGGCCTAACGGCAGCGCTCGCACAGCCCGAGGCCAACGCCGGCGCCGGGGTAACGATGGTGAGTGGCACCTTTGGCAAAGCCTTCGGCAGTGGTGGAGCCTTCCTAGCCTGCGACGAAGCACTGGGCGAGAGGCTGCTGCAAACCAGCGGCGCGTTCCGCTACACCACCGCCCTGGCCCCACCCCTCGCCGCTGCAGCCTTGGCAGCCTTGGCACTGATCAGGAGCCAGCCGCACTGGGGGCAAGAGCTGGTCGCCAAGGCCGAGCACTGGCGGGATGCTATTGCCGCGGCCGGTTGGCCCCGGCCCGGAGGGAAAGGGCCGATTCTTCCCCTTCTGGTGGGAGACGACCAGGCAGCGCTGGATCTGCAACAACAGCTGGAGGCAGACGGTGTGCTGAGCATTGCCATTCGCCCACCCACCGTGCCGGAGGGCTCAGCCCGCTTGCGCCTAGTGCTGCACCGACAGCAGAGCGATGACACATTGGCGCTACTGCTGCGCCGCCTGAAGGCAACACGACACCCTTGATCCAGCACCCATGAAGCAGGTGATCGCGATGCATGGTTGGAGCGGCGACAGCCGCTCCTGGGGGCCCTGGGGACGCCACTTCCAAAACCATGGTTGGATCTGGCAAAGCGGTGAACGGGGCTATGGATCACTGGAGCCACGCCAACTGCACTGGCAGAAGGACCCCGACCCTGCAGCACGTCGACGTCGCGTCGTGATCGCCCACTCCTTAGGGGCCCATCTGCTCGCATCGCCCCTGCTTGCCGAGGCCACCGACGTGGTGCTGCTGGCGAGCTTCAGTCGTTTTGTGCCTCAGGGCAGGGCCGGACGAGCGCTGCAAACCGGCCTCCAAGGCATGGAACGCTGCATCGGAACCTCCAGGGAAAGCGCCATGTTGCAGACCTTTCTCGAACGAGCTGCAGCGCCCACACCCAACAGCGCTCTGCCATCAAGCCCCGTCAACGAAGGCCTGAGCGAGACAGGCCGCCAACGCCTGCAGAACGACCTCCAGCTGCTGATGGCCACCACCGCCCTTCCCGACGGTTTTCCTGCGCGGGCCCGGGTGCTGGTGGTGAACGCGGAGGCTGACGCCATCGTGGTGGCGGAAGCACGCCAGCAGCTCCAGCGTGACCTGGACACCCACCTCGAGGTCCCCGCAGACCTCTGGGTGCTGAGCGGCTGCGGCCATGCCCTCTTGGCACCAGACCTGCTGATGCGGGTGCGCCACTGGCTGGATGGCG contains these protein-coding regions:
- a CDS encoding aminotransferase class I/II-fold pyridoxal phosphate-dependent enzyme → MASLPPARRRRLRTWAPTPHSTNDEGRLRAVSSDGNDPGLRDLASNDYLNLARHPALLEAAGAAMHEQGVGSGGSRLVSGSRPVHQQLEADLSTWLGWQRVLLFPSGFQANLAAVSALADRHTTVLADRLIHHSLLVGVQASGARLKRFAHNDLNHLERHLQQVRTNRPNQPLLVLSESLFSMEGTSPDLAGLSALCSRFHAQLLIDEAHALGVLGPGGRGLTAALAQPEANAGAGVTMVSGTFGKAFGSGGAFLACDEALGERLLQTSGAFRYTTALAPPLAAAALAALALIRSQPHWGQELVAKAEHWRDAIAAAGWPRPGGKGPILPLLVGDDQAALDLQQQLEADGVLSIAIRPPTVPEGSARLRLVLHRQQSDDTLALLLRRLKATRHP
- a CDS encoding alpha/beta hydrolase, whose translation is MKQVIAMHGWSGDSRSWGPWGRHFQNHGWIWQSGERGYGSLEPRQLHWQKDPDPAARRRRVVIAHSLGAHLLASPLLAEATDVVLLASFSRFVPQGRAGRALQTGLQGMERCIGTSRESAMLQTFLERAAAPTPNSALPSSPVNEGLSETGRQRLQNDLQLLMATTALPDGFPARARVLVVNAEADAIVVAEARQQLQRDLDTHLEVPADLWVLSGCGHALLAPDLLMRVRHWLDGEDASTQSLSQ